A window of the Dermacentor variabilis isolate Ectoservices unplaced genomic scaffold, ASM5094787v1 scaffold_12, whole genome shotgun sequence genome harbors these coding sequences:
- the LOC142565982 gene encoding uncharacterized protein LOC142565982 gives MTRDDHCGRRLARAEALARRYGNKHGVFYVDASGPHHGGWFTAAVVHQNTAVNGLTFKAQDITHAEEVAFALAAADQDSRVIISDSRGACRNIERGFIPYLAYRLLQGSNYLGVPAPRTIVWTPAHEGLEGNEAADAAARALTLRASPSPPVAVDSDPNPVFTFKEITQHYQYGHAIFPKPCKGLTKADERLLLRLYTKTLLCPAIQKHFDPACTGKCPHCEEKSSDIFHMVWACQSTPHLPPIPNPTREDWEAALLGCSDLASQKALVGRARAAATANGLL, from the coding sequence ATGACACGAGACGACCATTGTGGCCGGCGCCTCGCGCGGGCGGAAGCATTGGCACGTCGTTATGGGAACAAGCACGGAGTattctacgtggacgcctccggcccacACCATGGGGGTTGGTttacggccgcagtcgtccaccaaaaCACCGCGGTGAACGGCCTTACGTTCAAAGCACAAGACATAACACATGCGGAAGAGGTGGCCTTCGCGCTCGCCGCCGCAGATCAGGACTCGCGGGTCATTATTAGCGACTCACGAGGGGCCTGCAGGAACATTGAAAGGGGCTTTATTCCCTATTTGGCGTACCGCTTACTTCAAGGCAGCAATTATCTCGGGGTCCCCGCGCCCCGCACGATAGTATGGACACCCGCGCACGAGGGTCTCGAGGGCAACGAAGCGGCCGACGCCGCTGCCCGCGCGCTCACTCTCCGGGCATCgccttcgcctcccgtcgctGTGGACTCCGACCCCAATCCGGTATTTACCTTCAAGGAAATCACCCAACACTACCAATATGGCCATGCAATCTTTCCTAAGCCCTGTAAGGGCCTCACGAAGGCGGATGAGCGTTTACTCCTTCGCCTCTATACTAAAACACTGTTGTGCCCGGCAATCCAAAAACATTTCGACCCTGCGTGCACAgggaagtgcccgcactgtgaggaaaaatcttcggacattttccacatggtgtgggcatgccaatcaacccctcaccttccccctatacccaaccctacccgggaggactgggaggcggccctgctcggctgctccgaCCTGGCGAGCCAGAAGGCCCTGGTCGGCCGTGCCCGAGCCGCGGCTACAGCCAATGGGCTCCTGTAA